In the genome of Pseudomonas protegens, one region contains:
- a CDS encoding enoyl-CoA hydratase/isomerase family protein, which produces MSPLPTCQTLLLELHDGVLSIRLNRPESRNAMSLQMVAELRTVMAAVRDRRNIRALVLRGAGGHFCAGGDLKDMAGARAHGSSAYRDLNRAFGALLEEAQQVPQVLICLLQGAVLGGGFGLACVSDIAIAEQSAQFGMPETSLGLLPAQIAPFVVQRIGLTQARRLTLTAARFDGAEALRLGLVHFVEPDAQALQERLEQQLAQVLRCAPGANAATKALLLASVEQPRGPLLDQAASDFANAVMGEEGVEGTLAFVQKRQPAWAS; this is translated from the coding sequence ATGAGCCCGCTGCCGACCTGCCAGACCCTGCTGCTGGAGCTGCACGACGGCGTGCTGTCCATCCGCCTCAACCGCCCCGAGAGCCGCAACGCCATGAGCCTGCAGATGGTTGCGGAACTGCGCACGGTGATGGCGGCGGTCCGTGACCGCAGGAACATCCGCGCCCTGGTCCTGCGTGGCGCTGGCGGCCACTTCTGCGCCGGCGGCGACCTCAAGGACATGGCCGGCGCCCGCGCCCACGGCAGCAGCGCCTACCGCGACTTGAACCGGGCCTTCGGCGCCCTGCTGGAAGAAGCGCAACAGGTGCCCCAGGTGCTGATCTGCCTGCTGCAAGGGGCGGTGCTGGGCGGCGGCTTCGGCCTGGCCTGTGTCAGCGACATCGCCATTGCCGAGCAATCGGCGCAGTTCGGCATGCCGGAAACCAGCCTCGGTCTGCTGCCGGCGCAAATCGCCCCGTTCGTGGTGCAGCGCATCGGCCTGACCCAGGCCCGGCGCCTGACCCTGACCGCCGCTCGCTTCGACGGTGCCGAGGCCCTGCGCCTGGGGCTGGTGCACTTTGTCGAGCCCGATGCCCAGGCCCTGCAGGAGCGCCTGGAGCAGCAACTGGCCCAGGTACTGCGCTGCGCTCCCGGGGCCAATGCGGCGACCAAGGCCCTGCTGCTGGCCAGTGTCGAACAGCCTCGGGGCCCATTGCTGGATCAGGCCGCCAGCGACTTCGCCAACGCGGTCATGGGCGAAGAAGGCGTCGAGGGCACCCTGGCCTTCGTGCAGAAGCGCCAACCGGCCTGGGCCAGCTGA
- the atuD gene encoding citronellyl-CoA dehydrogenase, translating to MIFTQEHEELRRTVRHFVDREINPHVEEWEKAGRFPIHEIFRKAGELGLLGISKPEKFGGMGLDYSYSIVAAEEFGTIHCGGIPMSIGVQTDMCTPALARFGSDELREQFLRPAISGEQVGCIGVSEVGAGSDVAGLKTHARKDGDDYVINGSKMWITNSPSADFICLLANTSDDKPHINKSLIMVPMNTPGISLSSHLDKLGMRSSETAQVFFDNVRVPQRNRIGHEGAGFMMQMLQFQEERLFGAANMLKGLEYCVDSTIEYCKERKTFGSPLIDNQVIHFRLAELSTEIECLRALVYQATEQYVRGQDVTRLASMAKLKAGRLGREVSDSCLQYWGGMGFMWDNPVARAYRDVRLVSIGGGADEIMLGIICKLMGILPRKKK from the coding sequence ATGATCTTCACCCAGGAACACGAAGAACTGCGGCGCACGGTGCGCCATTTTGTCGACCGCGAGATCAACCCCCATGTCGAGGAATGGGAGAAGGCCGGGCGCTTTCCCATCCACGAGATTTTCCGCAAGGCCGGCGAGCTGGGGCTGCTGGGCATCTCCAAACCGGAAAAATTCGGCGGCATGGGCCTGGACTACAGCTACTCGATCGTCGCCGCCGAGGAGTTCGGCACCATCCATTGCGGCGGCATTCCCATGTCCATCGGCGTGCAGACCGACATGTGCACCCCGGCCCTGGCACGCTTCGGCTCCGATGAGCTGCGCGAGCAATTCCTGCGCCCGGCCATCAGCGGCGAGCAGGTGGGCTGCATCGGCGTCTCCGAAGTCGGCGCCGGCTCCGATGTCGCCGGGCTCAAGACCCACGCGCGCAAGGACGGCGACGACTACGTGATCAATGGCAGCAAGATGTGGATCACCAACTCCCCCAGCGCCGACTTCATCTGCCTGTTGGCCAATACCTCGGACGACAAGCCGCACATCAACAAGTCGCTGATCATGGTGCCGATGAACACCCCGGGCATCAGCCTCAGTTCGCACCTGGACAAGCTCGGCATGCGCAGCTCGGAAACCGCCCAGGTGTTCTTCGACAATGTGCGGGTGCCCCAGCGCAACCGCATCGGCCATGAAGGCGCGGGCTTCATGATGCAGATGCTGCAGTTCCAGGAGGAACGGCTGTTCGGCGCGGCGAACATGCTCAAGGGCCTGGAGTACTGCGTCGACAGCACCATCGAGTACTGCAAGGAGCGCAAGACCTTCGGCAGCCCGTTGATCGACAACCAGGTGATCCACTTCCGCCTGGCCGAGCTGTCCACCGAGATCGAGTGCCTGCGGGCCCTGGTCTACCAGGCCACCGAGCAGTACGTGCGCGGCCAGGACGTGACCCGCCTGGCGTCCATGGCCAAGCTCAAGGCCGGGCGCCTGGGCCGCGAGGTCAGCGACAGTTGCCTGCAGTACTGGGGCGGCATGGGCTTCATGTGGGACAACCCGGTGGCCCGGGCCTATCGCGATGTGCGCCTGGTGTCCATTGGCGGCGGCGCCGACGAGATCATGCTGGGGATCATCTGCAAACTCATGGGCATCCTGCCGAGGAAAAAGAAATGA
- the atuC gene encoding geranyl-CoA carboxylase subunit beta has translation MPVIQSQLDPHSPSFAENRDAMLAGLQQVQQLQQDLLNKAAEAKAKFDQRGQLLPRERLNLLLDPGAPFLELASLAGYKLHDDKDGSQAGGGLIAGIGYVCGVRMLVVANNSAIKGGTISPSGLKKSLRLQQIAMENKLPVVTLAESGGANLNYAAEIFVEGARSFANQARMSAMGLPQITVVHGSATAGGAYQPGLSDYVVVVRGKAKLFLAGPPLLKAATGEVATDEQLGGAEMHAQVAGTAEYLAQNDADGIRIVREIVSLLPWNAQLPVQPARTWNEPLYPIDELLGLIPFDPKKPYDAREIVARLADGSQFLEFKGEFDAQTLCGHLQIQGRACGFIGNNGPITPQGASKAAQFIQLCDQSRTPLLFFHNTTGFMVGTESEQQGVIKHGAKMIQAVANARVPKLTIVVGGSYGAGNYAMCGRGLDPRFIFAWPNSRTAVMGGAQAGKVLRIVTEAKHAKNGQEADPKMLDMLEQVTAQKLDSQSTALYGSANLWDDGLIDPRDTRTLLGYLLDICHEADARTLQPNSFGVARF, from the coding sequence ATGCCGGTGATCCAGTCCCAGCTCGACCCCCACAGCCCGTCGTTCGCCGAGAACCGCGACGCGATGCTGGCGGGCCTGCAACAGGTGCAGCAATTGCAGCAAGACCTGCTGAACAAGGCGGCCGAGGCCAAGGCCAAGTTCGACCAGCGCGGCCAGTTGCTGCCCCGGGAGCGCCTCAACCTGCTGCTGGACCCCGGCGCGCCTTTTCTCGAACTGGCCAGCCTGGCCGGCTACAAGCTGCACGACGACAAGGACGGCAGCCAGGCCGGCGGCGGGCTGATCGCCGGCATCGGTTATGTGTGCGGGGTGCGCATGCTGGTGGTGGCCAACAACAGCGCGATCAAGGGCGGGACCATCTCCCCCAGCGGCCTGAAGAAGTCCCTGCGCCTGCAACAGATCGCCATGGAGAACAAGCTGCCGGTGGTGACCCTGGCGGAAAGCGGTGGCGCCAACCTCAACTACGCCGCGGAAATCTTCGTCGAGGGCGCGCGCAGTTTCGCCAATCAGGCACGGATGTCGGCCATGGGCCTGCCGCAGATCACCGTGGTCCACGGCTCGGCCACCGCCGGTGGCGCCTATCAGCCCGGGCTCTCGGATTACGTGGTGGTGGTGCGCGGCAAGGCCAAGCTGTTTCTCGCCGGGCCGCCGCTGCTCAAGGCCGCTACCGGTGAAGTGGCCACCGACGAACAACTGGGCGGCGCCGAGATGCACGCCCAGGTTGCCGGTACTGCCGAGTACCTGGCGCAGAACGATGCCGACGGCATCCGCATCGTCCGCGAGATCGTCAGCCTGCTGCCGTGGAATGCCCAATTGCCGGTGCAGCCGGCGCGGACCTGGAACGAACCGCTGTACCCCATCGACGAGTTGCTGGGGCTGATTCCCTTTGACCCGAAAAAGCCCTACGACGCCCGGGAAATCGTCGCGCGCCTGGCCGACGGTTCGCAGTTCCTGGAGTTCAAGGGCGAGTTCGACGCCCAGACCCTGTGCGGCCATTTGCAGATCCAGGGCCGGGCCTGCGGCTTTATCGGCAACAACGGCCCGATCACGCCCCAGGGTGCGAGCAAGGCCGCGCAGTTCATCCAGCTATGCGACCAGAGCCGTACGCCGCTGCTGTTCTTCCACAACACCACCGGGTTCATGGTGGGCACCGAATCCGAGCAGCAAGGGGTGATCAAGCACGGGGCGAAGATGATCCAGGCGGTGGCCAATGCCCGGGTGCCGAAGCTGACCATCGTCGTCGGTGGTTCCTACGGCGCCGGCAACTATGCGATGTGCGGTCGCGGCCTGGACCCGCGCTTCATCTTCGCCTGGCCCAACAGCCGCACCGCGGTGATGGGCGGCGCCCAGGCCGGCAAGGTGCTGCGCATCGTCACCGAGGCCAAGCATGCGAAGAACGGCCAGGAAGCCGACCCGAAGATGCTCGACATGCTGGAGCAGGTCACCGCGCAGAAACTCGACAGCCAGTCCACGGCCTTGTACGGCAGCGCCAACCTGTGGGACGACGGGCTGATCGACCCCCGGGATACCCGCACCCTGCTGGGCTACCTGCTGGATATCTGCCATGAGGCCGACGCCCGCACCTTGCAGCCCAACAGTTTCGGCGTGGCGCGGTTTTAA
- a CDS encoding SDR family oxidoreductase: protein MVYDSIFKDRLFAGQTVIVTGGGSGIGRCTAHELAALGARVLLVGRKAEKLQKVAGEIAEDGGLAHWQACDIRDEDAVKALVAQLIEGFGPIHGLVNNAGGQYPAPLASINQKGFETVLRTNLVGGFLMAREVFNQSMSRHGGSIVNMLADMWGGMPGMGHSGAARSGMDNFTKTAAYEWGHAGVRVNAVAPGWIASSGMDTYEGAFKAIIPTLREHVPLKRIGTESEVSAAIVFLLSPGAAFISGSTLRIDGAASLGSRAWPLSKARNSESYNGFHRAYLPDVLKGEE, encoded by the coding sequence GTGGTGTACGACTCGATTTTCAAAGACCGATTGTTTGCCGGCCAGACCGTCATCGTCACCGGCGGCGGCAGTGGCATCGGCCGCTGCACCGCCCACGAACTGGCGGCCCTCGGCGCCCGGGTGCTGCTGGTGGGGCGCAAGGCGGAAAAACTGCAGAAGGTCGCAGGCGAGATTGCCGAAGACGGCGGCCTGGCCCACTGGCAGGCCTGCGACATTCGCGACGAGGACGCGGTCAAGGCCCTGGTGGCGCAGTTGATCGAGGGCTTTGGGCCGATCCACGGCCTGGTGAACAATGCCGGCGGCCAGTACCCGGCGCCGCTGGCCTCGATCAACCAGAAAGGCTTCGAAACCGTGCTGCGCACCAACCTGGTGGGCGGTTTCCTCATGGCCCGGGAAGTGTTCAACCAGTCCATGAGTCGCCACGGCGGGAGCATCGTCAACATGCTCGCCGACATGTGGGGCGGCATGCCCGGCATGGGCCACTCCGGCGCGGCGCGCTCGGGGATGGACAACTTCACCAAGACCGCCGCCTACGAATGGGGCCATGCCGGAGTCCGGGTCAACGCCGTGGCGCCGGGCTGGATCGCCTCCAGCGGCATGGACACGTATGAAGGCGCGTTCAAGGCAATCATTCCCACCCTGCGCGAGCACGTACCGCTCAAGCGCATTGGCACGGAATCGGAAGTCAGCGCGGCCATTGTCTTTCTGCTCAGCCCCGGCGCGGCCTTTATCAGCGGCAGCACCCTGCGCATCGATGGCGCAGCCAGCCTCGGCAGCCGGGCCTGGCCGTTGAGCAAGGCGCGCAACAGTGAGTCGTACAACGGTTTTCACCGGGCCTACCTGCCCGATGTGCTCAAGGGCGAGGAATAA